A single window of Intrasporangium calvum DSM 43043 DNA harbors:
- the rplS gene encoding 50S ribosomal protein L19 — protein MHTFDAIDAASLRSDIPEFRAGDTLKVHVKVVEGTRSRVQVFQGVVIRRHGGGIGETFTVRKISFGVGVERTFPLHTPIIDHIEVLTRGDVRRAKLYYLRGLRGKAAKIREKRDTVPAKSGAKA, from the coding sequence ATGCACACGTTTGACGCGATCGACGCCGCGTCGCTGCGCTCGGACATTCCCGAGTTCCGCGCCGGTGACACGCTCAAGGTCCACGTCAAGGTCGTCGAGGGCACCCGCTCCCGGGTCCAGGTCTTCCAAGGCGTCGTCATCCGCCGCCACGGCGGCGGCATCGGCGAGACCTTCACCGTCCGCAAGATCTCCTTCGGGGTCGGCGTCGAGCGCACCTTCCCGCTCCACACCCCGATCATCGACCACATCGAGGTGCTCACCCGCGGTGACGTCCGCCGCGCGAAGCTCTACTACCTGCGCGGCCTGCGCGGCAAGGCGGCCAAGATCCGCGAGAAGCGTGACACCGTGCCGGCCAAGTCCGGGGCCAAGGCCTGA
- the rpsP gene encoding 30S ribosomal protein S16: MAVKIRLKRMGKIRAPFYRVVVMDSRTKRDGRAIEEIGKYHPTEEPSLIEIDMERANYWIAQGAQPTEAVAALLKVINDGKLRTKEQGQSKKERYEAALAAAGKSSDDKDASSTPRKRTAKKAEPAPSTDVAATEDAAEAKVTAEAEAERTETSEKNES; this comes from the coding sequence GTGGCAGTCAAGATTCGTCTGAAGCGCATGGGCAAGATCCGTGCACCGTTCTACCGCGTCGTCGTCATGGACTCCCGCACCAAGCGTGATGGCCGGGCGATCGAGGAGATCGGCAAGTACCACCCCACCGAGGAGCCGTCGCTCATCGAGATCGACATGGAGCGCGCCAACTACTGGATCGCCCAGGGCGCCCAGCCCACCGAGGCGGTCGCAGCCCTCCTCAAGGTCATCAACGACGGCAAGCTCCGCACCAAGGAGCAGGGCCAGTCCAAGAAGGAGCGGTACGAGGCCGCGCTCGCCGCAGCCGGCAAGTCGTCCGACGACAAGGACGCCTCGAGCACGCCGCGCAAGCGGACCGCGAAGAAGGCGGAGCCGGCGCCGAGCACCGACGTGGCCGCCACTGAGGACGCCGCCGAGGCGAAGGTGACCGCCGAAGCCGAGGCCGAGCGCACCGAGACGTCCGAGAAGAACGAGTCCTGA
- a CDS encoding YraN family protein — MDIPPTRALGAYGEALACRYLADAGFTILDRNWRCARGEIDIVAREAETLVVCEVKTRSTEQFGAPFEAVTRQKLQRLRRLACLWLDARPAAVRRRLETRTIRIDVISILRPRAGMPRLTHLRGVQ; from the coding sequence ATGGACATCCCACCGACCCGGGCACTGGGTGCGTACGGCGAGGCGCTCGCCTGCCGTTACCTGGCCGACGCCGGCTTCACCATCCTCGACCGCAACTGGCGCTGCGCGCGGGGTGAGATCGACATCGTCGCGCGCGAAGCGGAGACGCTCGTGGTGTGCGAGGTCAAGACGCGCAGCACCGAGCAGTTCGGCGCACCCTTCGAGGCGGTGACCCGGCAGAAGCTGCAGCGCCTCCGCCGGCTGGCCTGCCTCTGGCTCGACGCGCGCCCCGCCGCGGTCCGTCGCCGTCTGGAGACTCGAACGATTCGGATCGACGTCATCTCGATCCTGCGGCCGCGAGCAGGGATGCCGCGCCTGACGCACCTGCGGGGCGTCCAGTGA
- the trmD gene encoding tRNA (guanosine(37)-N1)-methyltransferase TrmD: MRIDVITIFPEYLSPLDLSLIGKARQDGLLTVAAHDLREFAHDRHRSVDDTPFGGGAGMVMKPEPWAEALDHVVAHPDRAEGQRPRLIVPGPGGRPFTQAMARDFAREPWLVFACGRYEGIDERVYEYSRADLGLEVSVVSLGDYVLNGGEVAVLAMVEAIARLLPGVIGNADSLLEESHEDGLLEYPLYTKPRVWRDRAVPDVLLSGNHAAIAAWRHEQRLARTAARRPDLLHPAQVTVDGGLDVDIRPAVPADVPELFTLTKACWVQEAMANQRLDIPPLEEPIGVLRASLDETHTWVARHGGRIVGSVRTAVRGDDLFVSRLMVAPDLQGRGLGRRLLRLAEDTAPDGTWTVSLIAGAGSSDNLRMYRKAGYRTAPGEPAIRGTVELVKRRRG; encoded by the coding sequence ATGCGCATCGACGTCATCACGATCTTTCCTGAGTACCTCTCGCCCCTCGACCTGTCGCTCATCGGCAAGGCGCGGCAGGACGGGTTGCTCACCGTCGCCGCTCACGACCTGCGCGAGTTCGCCCACGACCGGCACCGCTCCGTCGACGACACCCCCTTCGGCGGTGGCGCCGGCATGGTGATGAAGCCCGAGCCGTGGGCTGAGGCGCTCGACCACGTCGTCGCGCACCCGGACCGTGCGGAGGGACAGCGGCCTCGCCTCATCGTGCCGGGCCCCGGGGGCCGGCCGTTCACGCAGGCGATGGCTCGGGATTTCGCCCGAGAGCCGTGGCTGGTCTTCGCCTGCGGTCGCTACGAGGGCATCGACGAGCGCGTCTACGAGTACTCCCGGGCGGACCTCGGTCTCGAGGTCTCCGTGGTCAGCCTCGGTGACTACGTCCTGAACGGTGGCGAGGTGGCGGTCCTCGCCATGGTCGAGGCGATCGCCCGGCTGCTGCCGGGCGTCATCGGCAACGCCGACTCCCTCCTCGAGGAGTCGCATGAGGACGGGCTGCTCGAGTACCCCCTGTACACCAAGCCGCGAGTGTGGCGCGACCGGGCCGTGCCCGACGTGCTCCTGTCCGGGAACCACGCGGCCATCGCCGCCTGGCGTCATGAGCAGCGCCTCGCCCGCACCGCGGCCCGTCGTCCGGACCTGCTCCACCCCGCGCAGGTGACGGTGGACGGCGGGCTCGACGTCGACATCCGCCCGGCGGTGCCCGCGGACGTGCCCGAGCTGTTCACGTTGACCAAGGCGTGCTGGGTGCAGGAGGCCATGGCCAACCAGCGCCTCGACATCCCTCCGCTCGAGGAGCCGATCGGCGTGCTGCGGGCCAGCCTCGACGAGACCCACACGTGGGTCGCCCGCCACGGTGGCCGGATCGTCGGCTCGGTGCGCACCGCGGTGCGCGGCGATGACCTGTTCGTCTCCAGGCTCATGGTGGCTCCGGACCTGCAGGGCCGCGGGCTCGGGCGCCGCCTGCTCCGCCTCGCGGAGGACACCGCCCCGGACGGCACGTGGACCGTGTCACTCATCGCGGGCGCCGGGAGCTCGGACAACCTGCGGATGTACCGCAAGGCTGGATACCGGACCGCGCCCGGCGAACCAGCGATCCGCGGAACCGTCGAGCTGGTCAAGCGACGAAGGGGCTAG
- a CDS encoding YifB family Mg chelatase-like AAA ATPase, with protein sequence MSLGRTKAVGLSGVNGFIVEVEAHVAGGLPGFVISGLGDSAVKQSPERIKAVSSLVAEMLVNQRRVTVNLSPAGRRKVGTGFDLAIFIAVAAAMNIVPAEVVRQVVHLGELGLDGSVRGVTGVLPAAHAASLAGVRHVVVPAVNAAEARLVTGVEVHAVSDVRELVQRYRDLSRGLVVVPVEEPPRDEASVPRTSTDLSDVLGQAEAKIALEIAAAGGHHLLLAGPPGAGKTMLAERLPALLPPLEEDQSMSVTAIHSVLGLLEDVRLITRPPFVAPHHGASQSAIIGGGSGHIRPGAITQANCGVLFLDETPEFDKAVLQALRTPLERGSVTIARAHETVTFPARFQLVLAANPCPCGNGWGQGLDCTCSVAMRRSYFGKLSGPLLDRVDLQVHVQPPGLSLAAQPPGASTREVAARVAAARAVQRERWRGLLIDGWALNAHVPGSLLRSPAWRLPASATAPLDRALDRGSISLRGYDRSLRSAWTVADLSGLQRPGRDQVELALSMRGQVGVAA encoded by the coding sequence GTGAGCCTCGGCCGGACCAAGGCGGTCGGTCTGAGCGGCGTCAACGGGTTCATCGTCGAGGTCGAGGCCCACGTGGCTGGGGGGCTGCCCGGGTTTGTCATCAGCGGTCTGGGTGACTCGGCCGTCAAGCAGTCACCGGAGCGGATCAAGGCGGTGTCGTCCCTTGTTGCCGAGATGCTGGTCAACCAGCGCCGGGTCACCGTGAACCTCTCCCCAGCGGGGCGCCGCAAGGTCGGGACCGGGTTCGACCTGGCCATCTTCATCGCCGTCGCCGCGGCGATGAACATCGTGCCCGCCGAGGTCGTCCGTCAGGTGGTGCACCTCGGGGAGCTCGGGCTGGACGGCTCGGTCCGGGGGGTCACCGGTGTCCTGCCGGCAGCGCACGCTGCTTCCCTCGCCGGGGTGCGGCACGTCGTGGTTCCCGCGGTGAACGCGGCTGAGGCGAGACTGGTGACCGGCGTCGAGGTGCACGCGGTGTCGGACGTGCGCGAGCTCGTCCAGCGTTATCGAGACCTGTCCCGCGGCCTGGTGGTGGTGCCCGTCGAGGAGCCGCCCCGGGACGAGGCCAGCGTGCCGCGGACGAGCACGGACCTGTCGGACGTCCTCGGCCAGGCCGAGGCGAAGATCGCCTTGGAGATCGCGGCTGCAGGCGGTCACCACCTGCTCCTCGCGGGGCCTCCGGGCGCCGGCAAGACGATGCTCGCCGAGCGACTGCCGGCGCTGCTGCCGCCGCTCGAGGAGGACCAGTCGATGTCGGTGACCGCGATCCACTCCGTCCTCGGCCTCCTGGAGGACGTCCGCCTCATCACCCGGCCACCGTTCGTCGCCCCCCACCACGGGGCATCGCAGTCCGCGATCATCGGTGGGGGGAGCGGCCACATCCGGCCGGGAGCGATCACCCAGGCCAACTGCGGGGTCCTGTTCCTCGACGAGACCCCCGAGTTCGACAAGGCGGTCCTCCAGGCCTTGCGGACGCCCCTGGAGCGCGGAAGCGTGACCATCGCGCGAGCGCACGAGACGGTCACGTTCCCGGCTCGCTTCCAGCTGGTGCTCGCGGCCAACCCGTGCCCGTGCGGGAATGGCTGGGGGCAAGGACTGGACTGCACCTGTTCGGTGGCGATGCGACGCAGCTACTTCGGCAAGCTCTCCGGGCCGCTCCTCGACCGGGTCGACCTGCAGGTCCATGTCCAGCCCCCGGGGCTGTCCCTGGCGGCGCAGCCGCCGGGAGCCAGCACCCGGGAGGTCGCTGCTCGGGTGGCGGCAGCCAGAGCTGTCCAACGCGAGCGCTGGCGGGGCCTGCTCATCGACGGCTGGGCGCTCAACGCACACGTTCCGGGCTCGCTGCTGCGTTCGCCGGCCTGGCGACTGCCGGCCAGCGCCACGGCCCCGCTCGACCGAGCGCTCGACCGGGGGAGCATCAGCCTGCGCGGTTACGACCGCAGCCTGCGCAGCGCATGGACCGTCGCCGACCTCTCGGGCCTACAGCGCCCGGGGCGCGACCAGGTCGAGCTCGCGCTGTCCATGCGCGGGCAGGTGGGGGTGGCGGCATGA
- the lepB gene encoding signal peptidase I, giving the protein MSQVPGRPESTGPHPDRGGDPDALSLGDGVDDAYDPRDGSAQLGTRLGNGAGSEPDLADDTDDEPDDQRGFGAGLVAALKELVIVVVLAMVLSFVVKTWLFQAFYIPSGSMENTLVKDDRVIVSKLTPGPFDLRRGDVVVFEDPAEPFPWLSGALTNGAPDVGGPLHDLLVFVGLLPEDAENHLIKRVIGLPGDHVVSEGGTGPITINGVAVNETYLKPGDAPSEGKAFDIVVPPDHVWVMGDHRSDSSDSRYHDAPSNNGSDGSVPMDKIVGRALFIVWPIDHVTWLGVPERTFETVPAPSGSPSS; this is encoded by the coding sequence ATGTCGCAAGTGCCAGGCCGCCCGGAGTCCACGGGACCACACCCGGACCGTGGCGGCGACCCCGACGCTCTGTCTCTCGGCGACGGGGTGGACGACGCCTACGACCCGAGGGACGGCTCCGCTCAGCTCGGCACGCGGCTGGGCAACGGGGCAGGGAGCGAGCCTGACCTGGCTGACGACACGGACGACGAGCCGGACGACCAGCGCGGGTTCGGCGCCGGACTCGTGGCGGCCCTCAAGGAGCTGGTCATCGTCGTCGTGCTCGCGATGGTGCTCTCCTTCGTGGTCAAGACCTGGCTCTTCCAGGCCTTCTACATCCCGTCGGGATCGATGGAGAACACCCTCGTCAAGGACGACCGGGTCATCGTCAGCAAGCTGACCCCCGGCCCGTTCGACCTGCGACGCGGCGACGTCGTCGTGTTCGAGGACCCGGCCGAGCCGTTCCCGTGGCTCAGCGGCGCCCTCACCAATGGCGCCCCGGACGTTGGCGGTCCCTTGCACGACCTGCTCGTCTTCGTCGGCCTCCTCCCCGAGGACGCCGAGAACCACCTCATCAAGCGCGTCATCGGACTCCCGGGCGACCACGTCGTCTCGGAGGGCGGGACCGGGCCGATCACGATCAACGGGGTCGCCGTCAACGAGACCTACCTCAAACCCGGTGATGCACCGAGCGAGGGCAAGGCCTTCGACATCGTCGTTCCCCCGGACCACGTGTGGGTCATGGGCGACCACCGCTCCGACTCGTCCGACTCGCGATACCACGACGCGCCGTCCAACAACGGCTCCGACGGCTCCGTCCCCATGGACAAGATCGTCGGGCGAGCCCTCTTCATCGTCTGGCCCATCGACCACGTGACCTGGCTCGGTGTGCCCGAGCGAACCTTCGAGACCGTCCCGGCACCGTCCGGCTCCCCGTCGTCCTGA
- a CDS encoding ribonuclease HII, translated as MAVRTPSKKPSLRVERQLQRAGHRLLAGMDEVGRGALAGPVSVGVVVIDETVRSAPTGVKDSKLLTERARRGLVPRIQRWAVAYSVGHASPAEIDDIGIMAALRLAGLRALATLEVVPDLVILDGNHDWLTAPYEVGLLAFADAAGPTTPPVTTMIKADLKCSSVAAASVIAKVERDELMVRLGAEHPAYGWTLNKGYSAPEHIDALARIGPCELHRRSWRLPGVYEPGTVALPDEALEGVLNEGAEAHVPALMTADQTETAVR; from the coding sequence ATGGCGGTCAGGACCCCATCGAAGAAGCCCTCGCTGAGGGTGGAGCGCCAGCTGCAGCGCGCCGGCCACCGGCTGCTCGCTGGTATGGACGAGGTCGGGCGCGGCGCCCTGGCCGGCCCCGTCAGCGTCGGGGTCGTCGTCATCGACGAGACCGTGCGGTCGGCTCCCACCGGGGTCAAGGACTCCAAGCTGCTGACCGAGCGAGCCCGTAGGGGACTCGTGCCGCGGATCCAGCGCTGGGCGGTCGCCTACTCCGTCGGGCACGCGTCGCCCGCCGAGATCGACGACATCGGGATCATGGCCGCCCTCCGTCTCGCTGGCCTCCGGGCCCTGGCCACGCTCGAGGTCGTGCCCGACCTCGTCATCCTCGACGGCAACCACGACTGGCTCACCGCGCCGTACGAGGTCGGCCTGCTCGCCTTCGCCGACGCCGCCGGACCGACGACGCCACCGGTGACGACGATGATCAAGGCCGACCTCAAGTGCTCGTCGGTGGCGGCGGCCAGCGTGATCGCGAAGGTGGAGCGCGACGAGCTGATGGTCCGGCTGGGAGCCGAGCACCCGGCATACGGCTGGACCCTCAACAAGGGCTACTCCGCCCCCGAGCACATCGACGCCCTCGCTCGCATCGGGCCGTGCGAGCTCCACCGTCGCTCCTGGCGGCTCCCCGGGGTCTACGAGCCAGGAACGGTGGCGCTGCCCGACGAGGCGCTCGAAGGGGTGTTGAATGAGGGAGCAGAGGCCCACGTGCCGGCCCTCATGACGGCAGATCAGACAGAAACGGCGGTCAGGTGA
- the rimM gene encoding ribosome maturation factor RimM (Essential for efficient processing of 16S rRNA): MNGDRVLVARIGKPHGLRGEVTVQLHTDDPERRFAPGEVLETEATPGSGVPRQLTVRTTRDHNGTWLLGFEEIPDRTGAEGLRGTRLVVEASAVTADEDEDDAAWFEDDLVGLEVRDREGLVLGMVTGLDLGAAQDRLVIRLSDGVTAQVPFVEAIVPTVAADHVVVDAPPGLFDLFREPGA; the protein is encoded by the coding sequence ATGAACGGCGACAGGGTCCTGGTGGCGCGCATCGGCAAGCCACATGGGCTTCGAGGTGAGGTCACGGTGCAGCTGCACACCGACGATCCCGAGCGTCGTTTTGCCCCTGGGGAGGTTCTCGAGACCGAGGCGACGCCGGGCTCCGGCGTGCCGAGGCAGTTGACCGTCCGGACGACGCGCGACCACAACGGGACGTGGCTGCTCGGGTTCGAGGAGATCCCGGACCGCACCGGAGCCGAGGGCCTGCGCGGGACCCGGCTGGTGGTCGAAGCGTCGGCCGTCACAGCCGACGAGGACGAGGACGACGCGGCCTGGTTCGAGGACGACCTCGTCGGCCTCGAGGTGCGGGACCGCGAAGGCCTGGTGCTCGGTATGGTCACGGGCCTCGACCTCGGTGCGGCCCAGGACCGTCTGGTCATCCGGCTCTCCGACGGAGTCACCGCGCAGGTGCCGTTCGTCGAGGCGATCGTCCCGACGGTCGCCGCCGACCATGTCGTCGTCGACGCACCACCCGGACTCTTCGACCTCTTCCGCGAGCCGGGAGCTTGA
- a CDS encoding DUF2469 domain-containing protein translates to MSSEDLEKYETEMELQLYKEYRDVVGLFTHVVETERRFYLANSVDLKVRTDGGEVFFDVTMADAWVWDIYRPARFVKNVRVVTFKDVNIEELPKPDIKLPESGEFS, encoded by the coding sequence GTGAGCTCGGAAGACCTCGAGAAGTACGAAACCGAGATGGAGCTGCAGCTCTACAAGGAATATCGCGACGTCGTCGGACTCTTCACCCACGTCGTCGAGACGGAGCGCCGCTTCTACCTGGCCAACTCGGTCGACCTCAAGGTCCGCACCGACGGGGGAGAGGTGTTCTTCGACGTCACCATGGCCGATGCCTGGGTCTGGGATATCTACCGGCCGGCCCGGTTCGTCAAGAACGTGCGGGTCGTGACGTTCAAGGACGTCAACATCGAGGAGCTGCCGAAGCCCGACATCAAGCTGCCGGAGTCCGGGGAGTTCTCCTGA
- a CDS encoding ABC transporter permease, with protein sequence MTINPGWPVAVALVALLLVAVVANMVFRHGLARQSVVAGLRAAAQLTAAAAVISVVVGSLWLSALALFGMFAMAVLTTCRRIDSPGSWPWATAAMAAGVVPVLAILLLSGTIPFHGIALIPVVGIVLGNTMTVHTLVGRRAFAALREERGQYEAGLSLGMVPDQAIDEIIARRVPEGLVPSLDQVKTSGVVTLPGAFIGVMLGGGSAVQAATAQVLVLFAIMATQSVTAGVEARLIRARRTLPDDLRATLVS encoded by the coding sequence GTGACCATCAACCCCGGGTGGCCGGTGGCCGTCGCGCTCGTCGCCCTGCTGCTCGTCGCTGTCGTCGCGAACATGGTGTTCCGCCACGGGTTGGCCCGGCAATCGGTCGTGGCCGGCCTGCGAGCGGCCGCGCAGCTGACTGCAGCGGCTGCGGTCATCTCGGTGGTCGTCGGGTCGCTGTGGCTCTCGGCGCTGGCGCTGTTCGGGATGTTCGCGATGGCGGTGCTGACCACCTGTCGGCGCATCGACAGCCCCGGGTCGTGGCCGTGGGCCACTGCGGCGATGGCGGCGGGTGTCGTGCCGGTTCTCGCCATCCTCCTGCTGAGTGGGACCATCCCGTTCCACGGCATTGCGCTGATCCCCGTCGTCGGGATCGTTCTCGGCAACACCATGACGGTCCACACCCTGGTCGGCCGACGAGCCTTCGCCGCGCTGCGGGAGGAGCGAGGCCAGTACGAGGCGGGCCTGTCGCTGGGGATGGTGCCCGACCAGGCGATCGACGAGATCATCGCGCGGCGGGTGCCCGAGGGCCTCGTGCCCAGCCTCGACCAGGTCAAGACCTCTGGCGTCGTCACCCTCCCCGGAGCGTTCATCGGCGTCATGCTGGGCGGGGGCAGCGCCGTGCAGGCCGCGACGGCCCAGGTTCTCGTGCTCTTCGCGATCATGGCCACCCAGTCGGTGACGGCCGGAGTCGAGGCTCGGCTCATCCGGGCCAGACGGACGCTGCCCGACGACCTTCGGGCCACCCTCGTCTCCTAG
- the lepB gene encoding signal peptidase I, translated as MNEEPSSPGSTAPSSSPATSPQPATQPSTPSTSSSARRRDRDLRWLIGPAVALLLVLLVRSLLVTPFRIPSSSMEDTLHVGDRILVDRTTSPEDLRHGDIIVFDASRAFNLDVPDRGLLEGLVDGLEALVGQGPPTDYVKRVIGLPGDRVRCCGPDGRLEVNGTPVDEPYLKPGQQPSTMTFDVLVPPRRLWVMGDNRAGSADSRAHLGEPGGGMVPGDDIIGKVWVRYWPLDQLGAVDPDESSATP; from the coding sequence GTGAACGAGGAGCCCTCCAGCCCGGGTTCCACCGCGCCTTCGTCGTCCCCCGCGACCTCTCCACAGCCGGCCACCCAGCCCTCCACCCCGTCGACGAGCAGTTCGGCGCGGCGTCGCGACCGAGACCTGCGGTGGCTCATCGGGCCTGCGGTGGCGCTGCTCCTCGTCCTGCTCGTGCGGTCCCTGCTCGTGACCCCGTTCCGGATTCCCAGCAGCTCGATGGAGGACACCCTGCACGTCGGGGACCGGATCCTCGTCGACCGGACGACGAGCCCCGAGGACCTCCGGCACGGCGACATCATCGTCTTCGATGCCTCCCGAGCCTTCAACCTCGACGTGCCCGACCGGGGACTGCTCGAGGGTCTCGTGGACGGGCTGGAAGCCCTCGTCGGGCAAGGTCCACCGACCGACTACGTCAAGCGGGTCATCGGACTACCGGGTGACCGGGTTCGCTGCTGCGGGCCCGACGGGCGCCTCGAGGTCAACGGCACCCCCGTGGACGAGCCCTACCTCAAGCCGGGACAGCAACCGAGCACGATGACGTTCGACGTGCTCGTCCCGCCCCGACGCCTGTGGGTCATGGGGGACAACCGGGCCGGGTCCGCAGACTCCCGAGCGCACCTCGGCGAGCCGGGCGGCGGCATGGTCCCGGGAGACGACATCATCGGCAAGGTGTGGGTGCGATACTGGCCGCTCGACCAACTCGGAGCAGTCGACCCCGACGAATCCTCAGCCACCCCCTAG
- a CDS encoding RNA-binding protein — protein sequence MLEEALEHLVKGIVDHDEDVVVRRKELRRGELLEVRVHPDDLGRVIGRSGRTASALRTVVNALAGNGNVRVDIVDTDRAR from the coding sequence ATGCTCGAGGAGGCGCTCGAGCACCTCGTCAAGGGAATCGTCGACCACGACGAGGACGTCGTCGTGCGTCGTAAGGAGCTGCGCCGCGGAGAGCTGCTCGAGGTGCGGGTCCACCCCGACGACCTCGGGCGGGTCATCGGCCGGTCCGGCCGCACCGCGAGTGCGCTGCGCACCGTCGTGAACGCGCTTGCCGGAAACGGCAATGTCCGGGTCGACATCGTCGACACCGACCGGGCGCGCTGA